The following nucleotide sequence is from Azospirillum brasilense.
ACAGCGCGCGCGTGGACCTGATCGTGCTCGACCTGATGATGCCGGGGGAGGACGGGCTGAGCCTGTGCCGCCGCCTGCGCGCAGCCCCCGACACGGTGCAGACGCCGGTCATCATGCTGACCGCGATGGGCGAGGAGACGGACCGCATCGTCGGGCTGGAGATGGGCGCCGACGACTATTTGGCGAAACCCTTCAGCCCGCGCGAGCTTCTGGCCCGCGTCAAGGCCGTGCTGCGCCGCGCCTCCGGCCCGCCGGTGGCCGGCGGTGCGGCGGGCAAGACGCTGGGCTTCGAGGGCTGGACGCTCGACCTCGCCAAGCGGGAGCTGCGCTCGCCCGACGGGGTGCTGGTGCAGCTTTCCGCCGGGGAGTACGACCTGCTGGTCGCCTTCGTGGAGCATCCGCAGCGGGTGCTGACCCGCGACCAGCTGCTCGATCTGGCGCGCGGCCGCTCGGCGGTGCCCTTCGACCGCTCCATCGACGTGCAGGTCAGCCGCCTGCGCCGCAAGATCGAGCCCGATCCCGCCGATCCCACGATGATCAAGACGGTGCGCGGCGGCGGCTATCTGTTCACCCCGGCGGTGACGGGGGGCTGAGATGGAGACAGCCCGCAAGAGCCGCCTGCTGGTGGCCCGGCGCTGGCTGCCGGACAGCATCGCCTCGCGGCTGGTGCTGACCGTGGTGCTGGCGCTGCTGCTGACCCAGGCGGTCAGCGCGCTGGTCTATCTGACCGACCGCCCTCCGGGACCGCCGGCCCACAGCATGCGTGTCCTCGTCCAGCGCGTCACCGCCATCGTCCAGCTCGTGGAGAGCACCCCGCCGCAGGAGCGGCGGCGGCTGGTCAAAGCGATTGACGACCCCGTGCTGCGGGTGGACTGGAATCCCGAGACGCCGCGCTTCGCCAACCAGCGCGAGGGCTTTCCCTTCGACCGGCTGCGCCGCGCCATCCGTGGCGAACTGGACGATCCCGACCGCGCCGTGGTGGTCGAGGTCCGGCGGGAACGCCCGATGCCCGGCCCCTTCCCGGTGGACGAGCACCGTTGGGGCACCGATGTCCGGCTGTCGGTGGGGCTGAAGGACGGGTCCTGGCTGACCTTCGTCGGCGGCGACCCGCTGGAGGGGCCGTTCCGGCTGCTGCGCTTCGCGCTGTGGATGGCCGGCATCGTCGGGGCGGTGGCTCTGGTCTCGGTCTGGACGGCGCGCCGCATGACCGCCCCCATCGCGCGCTTCGCCGACGCGGCGGAGCGGCTGGGCGTGGACGGCGAGGCACCGCCCCTGCCCGAAGCCGGCCCCCAGGAGTTGCGCGCCGCCACCCGCGCCTTCAACCGGATGCAGGCGCGTCTGGCCCGCTTTGTCGCCGACCGCACGCAGATGGTGGCGGCGATGAGCCACGATCTGCGCACCCCGCTGACCCGCCTGCGCCTGCGCGCCGAACTGGTCGAGGACCCGGAGATGCAGCGCAAGATGCTCGCCGACCTCGACGAGATGGCGGCGATGATCAACGCCACGCTGGCCTTCGCCCGCGACGACGCCAAGCACGAGCCGCGCGGCCCACTCGACCTCGCCGACCTGTTGCAGAGTCTGTGTGACGACCGCGTGGACGCCGGTCACGAGGCGGCCTACGAGGGGCCGGCGCACGCGACGGTGGACGGGCGCCCGGTGGCTCTGCGCCGCGCCTTTGCCAACCTGATGGACAACGCCATCGCCTATGGCGGCGGCTTGACCGTGCGCTTGCGGCCCGCGGACGGGGAACTGCGGGTGGAGATCGAGGATAGCGGCCCCGGCATCCCGGAGGCCGAGTTCGAGAAGGTCTTCGCCCCCTTCTACCGGCTGGAGCGCTCGCGCTCCCGCGACACCGGCGGGGTGGGGCTGGGGCTGGCCACCGCCCGCACGGTGGTGCGCGGCCACGGCGGCGACATCGCGCTGGCGAACCGCCCGGAAGGCGGCCTGCGGGTGACGGTGACCCTGCCACGGTGAGCCTCATGGACCTCGCCTAGGCATAGGTCTCGGAAACGTTGCCCCCACCCTAGCCCTCCCCCGCTCTCGGCGGACCGAAGGTCCGCCTGTCGCGTCAGCGCAAACCTGTGGTTTGCGCGAGAGCTGCGCAGGGGAGGGGACTGCCGCCGCTTCGCGATCCCCTCCCTCCCCTGCGAAGCGGGGGAGGGCCGGGGTGGAGGCAACGGTGGTCTATGTTTAGGTTCCGGAATGCACCGCAACATCGGCGGGGCATCGCTGGTTATCGGTGCAGGATCGTCTTGACCGGAGACCATCGCCGTGCCGCAGATCGACCGCACCCCCTCGCCCGTGGACAGCCGCCCCCATGTCGTGATCGTCGGCGCGGGGTTCGGCGGACTGGCCTGTGCGGAGGCCCTGGGGGGGACGAACATCCGCGTCACCATCATCGACCGGAACAACTATCACCTGTTCGTGCCGCTGCTTTATCAGGTGGCGACCGCCGCCCTGTCGCCCGCCGACATCGCCGAGCCGATCCGCCGCATCGTCAGCCGGCACCCCAACATCGACGTGGTGATGGGCGAGGTGACCGGTGTCGACCGCGCGGCCAAGCGGGTGGAGCTGGCCGACGGCAGCTTCGTCCCCTACGACCGGCTGGTGCTGGCCACCGGCTCCTCCTACAGCTATTTCGGGCACGACGACTGGGCGGAGATCGCCCCCGGCCTGAAGACCATCGAGAACGCCCGGCGGATCCGCGCCCGGCTGCTGATGAATTTCGAGCAGGCCGAGATGTGCGAGGACCCGACCCGGCAGAAGGCGCTGATGACCACCATCGTGGTCGGCGGCGGCCCCACCGGCGTGGAGATGGCCGGGGCGGTGGCCGAGCTGGCCCGCTTCACGCTGGCCCGCGACTTCCGCCGCATCGACCCGCGCACCGCCCGCGTCCTGCTGGTCGAGGCCGGGCCGCGCATCCTGTCCACCTTCCCCGACGACCTCGGCCAGTACGCCCGCCGCAAGCTTGAGGAGCTGGGCGTCGTCGTGCTGACCGGGCAGGCGGTGGAGAGCATCACGCCGGAGGGCGCCACGGTCGGCGGGCGCTTCATCCCGGCGGGGGCCATCGTGTGGGGCGCCGGGGTCAAGGCATCGCCCGCCGGCTCCTGGCTGGGGGTGGAGACCGACCGCAGCGGGCGCATCCCGGTCAACGCCGACATGTCGGTGCCGGGCGTGCCGGACGTCTACGCGCTGGGCGACACGGCGGCGCTGGCTGGCGACGATGGCACGCCGCTGCCCGGTCTGGCCCAGGTCGCCAAGCAGCAGGGCGAGCATCTCGGCGGCGGGCTGGAGGCCAGCCTGCTGCGCGGCCAGCCGCTGGAGCCCTTCCGCTTCCGCAACCGCGGCAACACCGCCATCGTCGGGCGCAGCGCCGCCGTTTTCGATTTCGGGACGCGCAAGCTGAAGGGCTGGTTCGCCTGGGTGCTGTGGGCGATCGTCCATGTCTATCTGCTGGTGAACTTCCACAAGCGGATGCTGGTCACCATGCAGTGGCTGTGGCGCTGGGCCACCTACCAGCGCGGCGCGCGGCTGATCACCACCGACCGTCCGGTGTCGGCGGCCGAGTCCGTCACCTCGCCGCATGGCGGGAGCGCCGAGCCCTTCCGGGACGTGAGGCGCGGCCAGGGCTGACGGCTTCGGATCAGGAGAGCTTTGGATCGGAGGTGGGCGGAAGCGGCAGGACGCAACGGAAGCGGGTGCCGTGGCCCGGCCACTCCTCGACCTCCAGCCGCCCGCCGTGCAGCTCCATGACGTTGCGGACCAGCGACAGGCCGAGCGCCGCGGCCCCGCGCGGGTCGTTGCGGTCGTAGCGCGAGGGCAGGGCGGCCTCGCCCGGCCCGGCGCCGCTGCCCACGGTCAGCACGAGGGCGCCGGCGGTCCGCTCCCCCGACAGCTGGATGCGGCGGTCCGTCGGCGGGTGGCGGATGGCGCCGACGACCAGGGTGAAGAGCGCCTGCTTCAGCCGCCGCTCGTCGCCCTCCACCTCGCCCAGCGCCGACGGGGCGGTGAGGTCGAGGCGCAGCCCCTCGCGCCGCGCCCATTCGCGCGTCAGCTCGCCCACCGTCTCCAGCAGGTCGGGCACGTCCACGGTGCCGCGGTCCAGCGTGGTCACCCCGGCCCCCAGGCTGGTCATGTCGACCACGTCGTCGATCAGCTCCAGCAGCCGCTCGCCCGCGTTCAGCACGCCCTTCACATACTCGATCTGGCGCGGGTTCAGTTCCCCGAAATACTGGTTCGCCAGCACCTCGGCGAAGCCGATGATGCCGTTCAGCGGGTTGCGCAGATGGTGCGAGACGTTGGCGATGAACTCGCTCTTCAGCTGGTCGGCCGCCTCCAGCGCGGCGTTGGAGGCGCGCAGCGCCTGCTCCAGCCGGGCGCTGTCGGTGACGTCCAGATAGCTGTTCAGCACCGCCCCGTCGGGCAGCGGCAGGGTGGAGAACTCCACCACCGACCCGTCCGCCCGCTCCAGACGGCCCGAGCGCACGGCGCGCTCCAGGGTCGCGCCGATCATCTCGTCCTTCAGGCTGTCCCAGTCGCCGCCGTTCTCCAGAAAGGGCCGCATCCGCTCGAACAGGCCAGAGATGTGCGGCTCGCCCAGCAGGTCCTCGTCGTCGAGGTCCCAGACGCGCGCGAAGGCCGGGTTGGACAGCTTCAGCCGCCCGTCGCCGCCGAACACCGCGATGCCTTCGGCCAGATTGTCCAGCGTCTCCTGCTGCACGGCAATCAGCGTGTTGTAGGAGGATTCCAGGGCCAGCGTGTTGGTCACGTCCTCCAGGATCTGCATCAGCCCGCCCAGCGGGTGGGGGGCGGCGAGGCTGCGCAGAGTCGTGCCGTCCGGCAGGTGCATCAGCTCCTCGACCGGCTCCAGCAGGCGGGTGTAGCGGCTCAGCCGCTCGCGCTTGTAGCTCTGGTAGTCGGCGTATTCGGGCAGGCGGCGGCGGGTGCGCAGCTCCTCCAGGATCTCGCCGTGGGTGGGCTGGCTGCGCAGCCAGGACTCCTCCAGGTCCCACAGCCGGGCGTAGGCTTGGTTGAAGAAGGTCAGCCGCGTGTCGGCACCGAAGATGGCGATGGCCGCACCCAGCCGCTCCAGCACCTCGCCATGGGCGGCGAGATGGCGGCTCAGTTCGCCGCGCATCTCCTCCACCGCCGTGACGTCCAGCGCGTAGCCGACGACCAGCGTGCCGCCGCCGTCGGGGGCGGGCAGGGGGGCCTCGGTGACCTCCAGCAGGCGACGCTCGGTGCCGATGACGGTGGAGACCCGCTCCGACTGGGCGACCCCGCTGCGAAGCGCGCGTTGCGCCAGGGAGCGCCCGGCGTCGCTCAGCTCCTTGCCGCTTTCCGGCACGGCGGCGGGGTCGGAATCCACGGCACGGGCGTAGGAGCGGTTGCACCAGGACAGCGTCTGCCCGGCGCCGCGCAGCCACACCGGCAACGGCAGGGCGTCCACCGCCGCGCGCAGCTCGGCCAGCGCCGATTCGGCGTCGCGCTGTTCGCGGGTGAGCGTCTCCCGCTCGGTGCAACGGTCGGTGATGTCCTCCAGCCAGACGACGTTCTGGTGTCCGGCGTCCCGGTGCCCGGCGCCTTCCGTTCCTTCGGACAGCCCGCCGGCCCGCCGCCCGCTCAGCAGCAGGCGCCGCCCGCCACGGGTCGTGGCCTCGATTCGGAAGCCCTCGCCCCCGCCGCGCAGGCGGCGGATGGCCTCAGCGACCCGAGGGGCGTCGGTGTCGGCGAAGGCGCCCGCGATGTCCTGGCCGAGCGCGGCACCGAGCAGCCCGGCGCAGCCCGGCGCCGCGCTGACGGCGCCATCGGCGCTCCAGGCGCACCAGGGGTGGGGGGAGGCGGCCAGCAGGGCCTCCAGGCGCGCCACATCGGCCGCCAGCCGGTCGCTGCGGCGGCGCTCCCTGCCGGTCCAGAACAGTCCGCCGAACCCGGCGGCGCCGAGGACGCCGGCAAAGCCCAGCACGGCGGGCGAGCCGGAGGGCCCGGCCATCAGGCCGACTCCCACCGCCAGCCCCAGCGCGGCGAAGGCGTATGATCGGGTCAGGACACTCACGCGGGTGAGACTAGTCCACGCCTCCCGGCGGAGCAAGGCGGGCCGGCGGTGGTGCCACTTTCGGGGTGGTGCGGTCCTTTCTCCCGGCTAAACCGCTTCTCCGATCCGCAGGGCGCGGATCGCCGCTTCGACCGCCGGGTAGGCGGCGCACACCGCGGCCAGGGCGTGCCCGGCCCCGTCCGGGTCGCCGCAATGGGCGGCGAGTTCCAGGGCGGACGCGGCACGGCCCAGCCGGTTGGCCCCCGCCGTGCGCGCCGCCCCGGCCAGCGTGTGGGCGGTGCCGCGGACGGCCTCCAGGTCGCACCGTTGCAGGGCGGCGGCGGCCTCGTCCAGCAGGGGGCGGGTGGTTTCCAGGAAGAAATCCAGCATGTCCAGCGACGCCGCGTCGAAACCGCCGAAGGTGGTGCGGACATGGTCGAGGTCCAGCGTCTGCTCCGCCGTCGCGGCGGGTTCCGCCGCGGGCGGCTCGTCGGGGGCGGCGGCGCTGCCCTCGCCCAGCGCCCGGTTCAGGGCGGCGGCGAGCTGCCTCAGGGTCACCGGCTTGGCGATGTAGTCGTCCATCCCCGCGGCGGTGCAGCGCTCCATCTCGCCGGCCAGGGCGTTGGCGGTCATGGCGATGATGGCGGTGCGCGGGCGGGGAGCGGCCACCGGACCGGATGCCGATTCGGGGTCGGGAGCCGCCTCGGCGCTGCGGATCTGGCGCGACAGCTCGTAGCCGTCCATGCGCGGCATGTGGCAATCGGTGATCAGCAGCCGGTAGGGCCGCGTCCGCCAGGCGGTCAGCGCCTCCAGCCCGTCGCCGCTCAGATCGGCCTCGAAGCCGAGCTGGCGGAGCTGGCGCAGGATCACCTGCTGGTTCGTCGGATGGTCCTCCGCCACCAGGATTATCGGCGGAGCCGCCGCCGGGTTGATCGCCGGGTTGATGGCCGCCGGACCACCATCCGTCACGGCAAGCGGGGAATCGGCGTGGCGATCCGGGGGAACGGCGCGCCCGGCGAGAGCGGCCAGACGGCGGAACAGGGCGTCGCGGCGGATCGGGCGGCCGAGATGGTCGTGGCGCGGCGGCTGTCCGGCGGACGGCGCGCCGTCCTCGTCGGTATCCGACGGGCAGTCGCCGGCCTGCTCCCGCCCGTCCACCAGATGCAGCGTGGGCGGCGGGCGGACCCCGGCGGCGACGACGCGGGCCAGCACCGCCGGCGCCGACAGCCGCGGGTTGGGCGCGCCGGGCGCGTCGTCGGGATGGTGCTCCAGCAGGCCGTCGGAGAGGACCAGCAGGTCGGCGTCGGCCATCGTCAGCAACTCCACCGCCTCGTCCGCCGTCGTGGCGTCGGCGACGGCGGCGCGCTTGTCCTCCAGCGCGCGGATCAGAACGGCGCGCTGCACCGGGTCCGGGTCCGCCACGATGATGGACAGGCCGGTCAGGTCGGTGTCGTCGCCGGGGACCGTGCGCGGGTCCCCCGGGGCCAGATCGACCGTGAACCAGAAGGTGGCGCCGCAGCCCGGCGCCGACTCCACACCGATGCGCCCGCCCATCATCTCCACCAGACGGGCGCAGATGGCCAGCCCCAGCCCGGTGCCGCCGAAGCGGCGGGTGGTCGAGCTGTCGGCCTGGCTGAAGGGCTGGAACAGTCGGGCCTGGCCGGCGCCGCTGATGCCGATGCCGGTGTCCTCCACCGAGAAGCGCAGGCGCAGCCGGTCCGACCCGGCGTCGGACGGCTCCAGCCGGGTGCGCAGGACGACCCGGCCGGCGTCGGTGAACTTGATGGCGTTGCCCGTCAGGTTGAACAGGATCTGGCGCAGCCGTCCGGGATCGCCGCGCACCGCCGTGGGCACCTTGCGGTCGAGGTCGCAGACGAGAAGCAGCGCCTTCTGGTGGGCCTGCGGGGCCAGCAGCTCCGCCACCCCCTCCACCAGCTCGCGCGGGTCGAGGTCCATCTCGTCGAGGTCGAGCTTGCCCGCCTCGATCTTGGACAGGTCCAGGATGTCGTCGATGATCCGCAGAAGCGCCGTCGCGCTGTCGCGCACGGTGGTGACGAGTTCGGTCTGCTCGGCGTCCAGCGGGGTCAGGGCGATCAGCTCCAGCATGCCCAGCACGCCGTTCATCGGGGTGCGGATCTCGTGGCTCATGGTCGCCAGGAATTCCGATTTGGAGCGGGCGGCGACCTCCGCCTGCTCCTTGGCGTGGCGCAGATCCTCCTCGGCGCGCTTGCGGCCGGTGATGTCGTAGCTCCAGGCGAGGATCGCCGGCTCCCCCTCGAACTCCGTGCGCTGCAGCGTCTGGAGCGCCCAGACGCGGCTGCCGTCGGGCCGGTCCACCGCCACCTCGACGTCGCGGGCGACCAGTCCGGGGCCGTCCTGCGGCAGGGCGCGTCCCTGCAGGGTGGCGCCGGGCAGGGCCAGCGCGTGGCGGCGCCCGACGAAGGCGTCCGGCGGCAGCCCGGCCAGCTCCGCCG
It contains:
- a CDS encoding response regulator, whose amino-acid sequence is MDRTPHLLVVDDDREIRTLLSQFLTRHGFRVTGAKDGVEMMRTLDSARVDLIVLDLMMPGEDGLSLCRRLRAAPDTVQTPVIMLTAMGEETDRIVGLEMGADDYLAKPFSPRELLARVKAVLRRASGPPVAGGAAGKTLGFEGWTLDLAKRELRSPDGVLVQLSAGEYDLLVAFVEHPQRVLTRDQLLDLARGRSAVPFDRSIDVQVSRLRRKIEPDPADPTMIKTVRGGGYLFTPAVTGG
- a CDS encoding ATP-binding protein, whose translation is METARKSRLLVARRWLPDSIASRLVLTVVLALLLTQAVSALVYLTDRPPGPPAHSMRVLVQRVTAIVQLVESTPPQERRRLVKAIDDPVLRVDWNPETPRFANQREGFPFDRLRRAIRGELDDPDRAVVVEVRRERPMPGPFPVDEHRWGTDVRLSVGLKDGSWLTFVGGDPLEGPFRLLRFALWMAGIVGAVALVSVWTARRMTAPIARFADAAERLGVDGEAPPLPEAGPQELRAATRAFNRMQARLARFVADRTQMVAAMSHDLRTPLTRLRLRAELVEDPEMQRKMLADLDEMAAMINATLAFARDDAKHEPRGPLDLADLLQSLCDDRVDAGHEAAYEGPAHATVDGRPVALRRAFANLMDNAIAYGGGLTVRLRPADGELRVEIEDSGPGIPEAEFEKVFAPFYRLERSRSRDTGGVGLGLATARTVVRGHGGDIALANRPEGGLRVTVTLPR
- a CDS encoding NAD(P)/FAD-dependent oxidoreductase — its product is MPQIDRTPSPVDSRPHVVIVGAGFGGLACAEALGGTNIRVTIIDRNNYHLFVPLLYQVATAALSPADIAEPIRRIVSRHPNIDVVMGEVTGVDRAAKRVELADGSFVPYDRLVLATGSSYSYFGHDDWAEIAPGLKTIENARRIRARLLMNFEQAEMCEDPTRQKALMTTIVVGGGPTGVEMAGAVAELARFTLARDFRRIDPRTARVLLVEAGPRILSTFPDDLGQYARRKLEELGVVVLTGQAVESITPEGATVGGRFIPAGAIVWGAGVKASPAGSWLGVETDRSGRIPVNADMSVPGVPDVYALGDTAALAGDDGTPLPGLAQVAKQQGEHLGGGLEASLLRGQPLEPFRFRNRGNTAIVGRSAAVFDFGTRKLKGWFAWVLWAIVHVYLLVNFHKRMLVTMQWLWRWATYQRGARLITTDRPVSAAESVTSPHGGSAEPFRDVRRGQG
- a CDS encoding PAS domain-containing sensor histidine kinase gives rise to the protein MSVLTRSYAFAALGLAVGVGLMAGPSGSPAVLGFAGVLGAAGFGGLFWTGRERRRSDRLAADVARLEALLAASPHPWCAWSADGAVSAAPGCAGLLGAALGQDIAGAFADTDAPRVAEAIRRLRGGGEGFRIEATTRGGRRLLLSGRRAGGLSEGTEGAGHRDAGHQNVVWLEDITDRCTERETLTREQRDAESALAELRAAVDALPLPVWLRGAGQTLSWCNRSYARAVDSDPAAVPESGKELSDAGRSLAQRALRSGVAQSERVSTVIGTERRLLEVTEAPLPAPDGGGTLVVGYALDVTAVEEMRGELSRHLAAHGEVLERLGAAIAIFGADTRLTFFNQAYARLWDLEESWLRSQPTHGEILEELRTRRRLPEYADYQSYKRERLSRYTRLLEPVEELMHLPDGTTLRSLAAPHPLGGLMQILEDVTNTLALESSYNTLIAVQQETLDNLAEGIAVFGGDGRLKLSNPAFARVWDLDDEDLLGEPHISGLFERMRPFLENGGDWDSLKDEMIGATLERAVRSGRLERADGSVVEFSTLPLPDGAVLNSYLDVTDSARLEQALRASNAALEAADQLKSEFIANVSHHLRNPLNGIIGFAEVLANQYFGELNPRQIEYVKGVLNAGERLLELIDDVVDMTSLGAGVTTLDRGTVDVPDLLETVGELTREWARREGLRLDLTAPSALGEVEGDERRLKQALFTLVVGAIRHPPTDRRIQLSGERTAGALVLTVGSGAGPGEAALPSRYDRNDPRGAAALGLSLVRNVMELHGGRLEVEEWPGHGTRFRCVLPLPPTSDPKLS
- a CDS encoding ATP-binding protein: MRLPRLGVAFRILAGLTVIAGLTAATGVVAVSLFGRFHEGFEQIATAKVPGLVNASQLAQQSGTLAANAPALVAVQSQSVRESVMARLSDQIALLEDLMNRLRDRGTDVADVAELQRRKNELIANLMTLNTQVERQLAAAAETGGLVGRLMQLAERIRNAEEALRDKATVPRTLEEWEEARGVERRIDLWTAEAQHAVLLMLAASRADHEARVDRLRQDYRAAMDRAAEVVAALPPGAAFDLEPLYRELEALGLGEHNLFNSRLTEIGLARAIKGSIARNQNVSDQLVGAVSDHFLAIEQDIAARSGEFERVIRDGKNAILAMAVVSILGALGIFLYIHRNVVRRLRGLQTAMAASAAGRSVAIPIHGQDEIADMARALHYFVATIRSREHALSDSERRLRAILEQSPVGVSIGRPDGSVAFANARAAELAGLPPDAFVGRRHALALPGATLQGRALPQDGPGLVARDVEVAVDRPDGSRVWALQTLQRTEFEGEPAILAWSYDITGRKRAEEDLRHAKEQAEVAARSKSEFLATMSHEIRTPMNGVLGMLELIALTPLDAEQTELVTTVRDSATALLRIIDDILDLSKIEAGKLDLDEMDLDPRELVEGVAELLAPQAHQKALLLVCDLDRKVPTAVRGDPGRLRQILFNLTGNAIKFTDAGRVVLRTRLEPSDAGSDRLRLRFSVEDTGIGISGAGQARLFQPFSQADSSTTRRFGGTGLGLAICARLVEMMGGRIGVESAPGCGATFWFTVDLAPGDPRTVPGDDTDLTGLSIIVADPDPVQRAVLIRALEDKRAAVADATTADEAVELLTMADADLLVLSDGLLEHHPDDAPGAPNPRLSAPAVLARVVAAGVRPPPTLHLVDGREQAGDCPSDTDEDGAPSAGQPPRHDHLGRPIRRDALFRRLAALAGRAVPPDRHADSPLAVTDGGPAAINPAINPAAAPPIILVAEDHPTNQQVILRQLRQLGFEADLSGDGLEALTAWRTRPYRLLITDCHMPRMDGYELSRQIRSAEAAPDPESASGPVAAPRPRTAIIAMTANALAGEMERCTAAGMDDYIAKPVTLRQLAAALNRALGEGSAAAPDEPPAAEPAATAEQTLDLDHVRTTFGGFDAASLDMLDFFLETTRPLLDEAAAALQRCDLEAVRGTAHTLAGAARTAGANRLGRAASALELAAHCGDPDGAGHALAAVCAAYPAVEAAIRALRIGEAV